A DNA window from Porites lutea chromosome 6, jaPorLute2.1, whole genome shotgun sequence contains the following coding sequences:
- the LOC140941837 gene encoding uncharacterized protein has product MADGVAKKMFFGFPRRFLEVFFALSTHHEFRSNSKENKSYSYPYQSCDWPVGSCQFYKDPCPHGTVRCPANDKGCNLKTNYCCCNKALVTTKPTPKPTTTSEPTTTPPEPTTTLPLPTTKPPHPYACDWPFGKCGYYLHPCPPNMIRCPHNDKGCSKTNHCCCYRFPPTTTEPTTKPTPQPTTKPPKPSTKPPHPYVCDYPVGSCSYYKDPCPPGTIPCPGRDKGCKHKTNRCCCNHKTPPTTKPTPKTTTKTPKPSTKPPHPYACDYPIGSCSYYKEPCPPGTIPCPGRNKGCKHKTNRCCCYHKTPPPITTKPTPQPTTKPPKPSTKPPHPYGCDWPIGSCSYYKDPCPPGTVPCPGNDKGCKHKTNRCCCYHKTLPPTTAKPTPKPYGCDWPTGYCSYYKDPCPAGTIPCPGNDKGCKHKTNRCCCYHKTPPPTTTKPTPKPYGCDWPTGYCSYYKDPCPAGTIPCPGNDKGCKHKTNRCCCYHKTPPPTTTKPTPKPTTKPPHPPKNVCDWPLGTCTYKYDKCPPDWERCPQYDSGCKLATNHCCCRKKTPPVTTKPPHKPKTTPPPPPKNVCDYPVGTCTYKYDPCPPNWERCPQYDHGCKVKTNHCCCRKKTPPVIYDD; this is encoded by the exons atgGCGGACGGAGTCGcgaagaaaatgttttttggcTTTCCAAGACGTTTTCTGGAAGTTTTCTTCGCGCTGTCTACCCATCACGAGTTCAggtcaaattcaaaggaaaacaaatcgTATTCGTATC CTTATCAAAGTTGTGACTGGCCAGTAGGATCTTGTCAGTTCTACAAGGATCCCTGCCCACACGGCACAGTACGGTGCCCTGCCAATGACAAAGGATGCAATTTGAAGACAAACTACTGCTGTTGTAACAAGGCATTGG TAACCACTAAACCCACTCCTAAACCAACGACGACATCTGAACCTACAACAACGCCGCCTGAACCCACGACGACGCTGCCCTTACCAACGACGAAGCCGCCTCACCCATATGCGTGCGACTGGCCATTTGGAAAATGTGGGTACTACTTGCATCCTTGCCCACCAAACATGATACGCTGCCCACACAATGACAAAGGGTGTAGTAAGACAAATCACTGCTGTTGCTACAGGTTCCCACCAA CAACTACTGAGCCTACAACGAAGCCTACTCCTCAACCAACGACTAAGCCACCTAAACCTTCAACAAAACCTCCTCATCCATACGTGTGTGACTATCCGGTTGGGTCTTGCTCGTACTATAAAGATCCGTGCCCACCAGGCACCATACCCTGCCCTGGCCGTGACAAAGGATGTAAACATAAAACAAATCGCTGCTGCTGCAACCACAAGACTCCTCCTACAACGAAGCCTACTCCTAAAACAACGACGAAGACACCTAAACCTTCAACAAAACCCCCTCATCCATACGCGTGTGACTATCCAATTGGGTCTTGCTCGTACTATAAAGAACCGTGCCCACCAGGCACCATACCCTGCCCTGGCCGCAACAAAGGATGTAAACATAAAACAAATCGCTGCTGCTGCTACCACAAGACTCCTCCACCAA TAACTACTAAGCCTACTCCTCAACCAACGACGAAGCCACCTAAACCTTCAACAAAACCTCCTCATCCATACGGGTGTGACTGGCCGATTGGGTCTTGCTCGTACTATAAAGATCCCTGCCCACCAGGCACCGTACCCTGCCCTGGCAACGACAAAGGATGTAAACATAAAACAAATCGCTGCTGCTGCTACCACAAGACTCTTCCACCAA CAACTGCAAAACCTACACCTAAACCATACGGGTGTGACTGGCCAACTGGGTATTGCTCGTACTATAAAGATCCGTGCCCAGCAGGCACCATACCCTGCCCTGGCAACGACAAAGGATGTAAACATAAAACAAATCGCTGCTGCTGCTACCACAAGACTCCTCCACCAA CAACTACAAAACCTACACCTAAACCATACGGGTGTGACTGGCCAACTGGGTATTGCTCGTACTATAAAGATCCCTGCCCAGCAGGCACCATACCCTGCCCTGGCAATGACAAAGGATGTAAACATAAAACAAATCGCTGCTGCTGCTACCACAAGACTCCTCCACCAA caaCTACAAAACCTACACCTAAACCCACGACAAAGCCACCTCATCCTCCGAAGAATGTATGCGATTGGCCGCTTGGAACTTGTACCTACAAGTACGATAAATGTCCACCCGATTGGGAACGCTGCCCTCAATATGATTCTGGATGTAAACTTGCAACAAATCACTGTTGTTGCCGCAAGAAGACGCCGCCAG TGACTACCAAACCTCCACATAAGCCCAAGACAACGCCACCTCCTCCTCCGAAGAATGTATGCGATTATCCGGTTGGAACTTGTACCTATAAGTACGACCCATGCCCACCAAACTGGGAACGCTGCCCTCAGTATGATCATGGATGTAAAGTTAAGACAAATCACTGTTGTTGCCGCAAGAAGACGCCGCCAG tAATATATGATGATTAG